A genomic stretch from Rubripirellula reticaptiva includes:
- a CDS encoding DUF72 domain-containing protein, whose amino-acid sequence MSRPESDLPFFLGCPVWNCPHWAGQIYPPRTPRSDWLNWYTRTFNTVEGNSTFYALPTIETSKRWADEAANGFRFSFKFPRTVSHELALHKTDREAAAFFDCLRPLADADRLGPTFLQLGPSFGPDRFDVLERFLRRLPTEWSWALELRHADWFDESVHERRVDDLLRSMQIDKVLFDSRPLYQSPPDDHIEAVSQTRKPRTPIRQTVTGRSPMLRIVGRNRPAMADAFFDEWAPTVAQWIRDGLCPYVFTHAPDDTRAPELARRFAARMAIEMPELTFDIASPPMPPRQMSLLDE is encoded by the coding sequence ATGAGTCGGCCCGAGTCCGATTTGCCGTTCTTTTTAGGGTGCCCCGTCTGGAACTGTCCCCATTGGGCAGGGCAGATATACCCGCCGCGAACACCACGATCCGATTGGCTGAACTGGTACACGCGGACCTTCAATACGGTCGAAGGGAACAGCACATTCTACGCACTGCCAACGATCGAGACGTCTAAGCGTTGGGCCGACGAAGCCGCAAACGGTTTTCGTTTTTCATTCAAATTTCCACGCACCGTTTCGCACGAATTGGCGCTCCACAAAACCGATCGTGAAGCGGCTGCTTTCTTCGATTGCCTGCGGCCGTTGGCGGACGCGGATCGGCTGGGGCCAACCTTCTTACAACTCGGGCCCTCTTTTGGGCCCGATCGGTTCGACGTGCTGGAACGCTTCCTGCGTCGGTTACCGACCGAGTGGTCATGGGCGTTGGAACTGCGCCACGCCGATTGGTTTGATGAATCCGTTCATGAACGTCGCGTCGATGATTTGCTCCGCTCGATGCAGATCGACAAGGTCTTGTTTGATAGCCGACCGCTCTATCAATCACCTCCCGACGATCACATCGAAGCGGTCTCGCAAACTCGCAAACCGAGGACGCCGATTCGTCAAACCGTGACGGGACGTTCGCCGATGCTGCGGATCGTCGGACGAAATCGCCCCGCGATGGCGGACGCCTTCTTTGATGAGTGGGCGCCAACGGTTGCACAATGGATACGCGATGGGCTTTGTCCGTATGTGTTCACGCATGCCCCCGACGATACGCGAGCCCCCGAGCTCGCCCGTCGTTTCGCAGCTAGGATGGCGATCGAGATGCCAGAGTTAACCTTTGACATTGCGTCGCCTCCGATGCCCCCCCGTCAAATGTCATTACTGGATGAATGA
- a CDS encoding protein-L-isoaspartate(D-aspartate) O-methyltransferase — translation MKFLAISQKVLIMTGIILPGLILPGDASAADPYAAVRNKLVDQRIANAGVTNSRVLDSIRSTPRHEFVPSSQLPRAYFDMALPIGSSQTISSPFIVASMTEALDPQPTDKVLEIGTGSGYQAAVLSPLVEHVYSIEIVDELGRQAERTLTRLGYPNVSTRIGDGFLGWPDASPFDKIIVTCSPESVPKPLVEQLREGGQMIIPVGERYQQTLYRMTKTGGELVREPLQPTLFVPMTGAAEDSRQLKPDPAHPQVINGNFELAAEGAQKDLEDYIPGWYYGRQVARVEMSAPANSQVNSQAAPDNEGGKAFARFTNETPGLSSHLLQGIAIDGQEVTMIRLSGRCRTENVAIGPAKEALPAVAISFYDKLRQDLGTFSIGPFRGSRSWRSSSRLVRVPPQTKEAILRIGLFGATGTADFDDVQIEKID, via the coding sequence ATGAAGTTCCTAGCAATCAGTCAGAAGGTGTTGATCATGACCGGAATCATTCTGCCAGGCCTCATTTTGCCTGGCGACGCATCGGCCGCTGATCCGTACGCGGCGGTTCGAAACAAATTGGTCGATCAACGAATCGCCAACGCCGGTGTGACGAACTCGAGAGTGCTCGATTCGATACGATCAACTCCTCGGCACGAATTTGTGCCTAGCAGCCAACTGCCGCGAGCGTATTTCGATATGGCGCTTCCAATCGGCAGTTCGCAAACGATCAGCAGCCCGTTCATCGTCGCGTCAATGACCGAGGCGCTTGATCCACAGCCCACCGACAAAGTGCTCGAGATTGGAACCGGCAGCGGTTACCAAGCCGCCGTGCTGAGCCCGCTTGTCGAACACGTCTATTCGATCGAGATCGTGGACGAACTTGGACGGCAAGCCGAACGGACGTTGACTAGGTTGGGTTATCCGAACGTGTCTACTCGCATCGGTGACGGATTTCTAGGCTGGCCCGATGCGTCGCCCTTCGACAAAATCATCGTCACGTGCAGCCCTGAATCAGTGCCCAAACCTTTGGTCGAACAACTGCGCGAAGGCGGACAAATGATCATTCCCGTCGGCGAACGTTACCAACAAACGCTGTATCGCATGACCAAAACGGGTGGGGAACTCGTTCGCGAACCACTGCAGCCGACCCTCTTTGTTCCGATGACCGGCGCGGCAGAAGATAGCCGGCAACTGAAACCTGACCCGGCCCACCCGCAAGTCATCAACGGCAACTTCGAATTGGCGGCTGAGGGTGCCCAGAAAGATCTCGAAGACTACATCCCCGGCTGGTATTACGGCCGACAAGTTGCCCGCGTCGAGATGTCCGCGCCGGCAAATTCCCAGGTCAATTCACAAGCTGCTCCCGACAATGAAGGCGGAAAGGCGTTCGCTCGCTTCACCAACGAAACACCCGGCCTAAGTTCGCACCTGCTGCAGGGAATCGCGATCGACGGCCAAGAAGTCACCATGATTCGGTTGAGTGGAAGGTGCCGCACCGAAAATGTCGCGATTGGCCCAGCCAAAGAAGCCCTGCCGGCGGTCGCAATCAGTTTTTACGACAAATTACGGCAAGACCTAGGCACCTTTTCAATCGGCCCCTTCCGAGGATCCCGGTCCTGGCGCTCCAGCAGCCGGCTGGTCCGCGTGCCTCCGCAAACCAAGGAAGCGATTCTGCGGATCGGCTTGTTCGGCGCAACGGGCACCGCAGACTTTGACGATGTCCAGATCGAAAAGATCGACTAA